A region of Ferruginibacter albus DNA encodes the following proteins:
- a CDS encoding T9SS type A sorting domain-containing protein, translated as MNRLFTKILVLTILAGSTIRASAQTVFETVSSGYWSDANVWRSWSSGTVGVGSSTYPALNAPVGTNKVIINTGNTILLGDTNRACHGMVIQSGGKLWAGKSTPRRLQIGAGGTGFTYPVNDSLINNGVLGGPGDGLYIETAANSANITLTGTGAYDILRLRTPGGSGATAGGVLNFIIDANLNLYQQSNYALSVVYNAALTDNYTLTINSGKTVTIKDPTGYFHNSEVKNTYGNYTYAIKGTLDLSANTQSSGGISGYIQVPSPAASNILLTVDGGVLKLGNEFKADTTLASGGQSTGILTLQAINGGLIDASQTTKLTIGKTTDGLSGVRDLFFGLDATSNLSQTVGATEVKFPIGLNTAITPNNAYIANTGTQDVFTVGVKNSFDHPLNDPNKVIPRQWNISEATSGGSDATVKLSWLTGDMPGGFNPANPVYTIHYLGSWTETPATITGTGTGADPYISSTSGFTSFSPFGVDNQTGVVPVTFVNIKAYQNNNAVQIDWSNATEQNVRNYVVEKSVDGINYTSVVTLNAKTNNGGFNSYSQQDITPNDGYNFYRIKAVEENGNIKYSTIAKVNLTTKDAGIAIYPNPVKGGVISLQLTAMDKGIYNVNLNTLTGQKLSLGSISHSGGSATQTLHLNNALPTGVYTLEVISSSGVRTALKLINQ; from the coding sequence ATGAATAGATTATTTACAAAAATTTTGGTTCTTACAATTTTAGCCGGTTCAACAATTAGGGCATCGGCACAAACAGTTTTTGAAACTGTATCATCCGGTTATTGGAGCGATGCAAACGTGTGGCGTTCCTGGTCATCGGGTACAGTGGGAGTGGGCTCCAGCACGTATCCTGCATTAAATGCTCCTGTAGGTACTAATAAAGTAATAATTAATACAGGAAATACGATTCTTTTGGGAGATACAAACAGGGCCTGCCATGGTATGGTAATACAAAGCGGAGGTAAGCTTTGGGCAGGAAAATCTACTCCTCGGCGGTTACAAATTGGAGCCGGCGGTACAGGTTTTACATATCCTGTAAATGATAGCTTAATAAATAATGGCGTATTAGGCGGACCCGGCGATGGCTTATATATAGAAACTGCTGCAAACTCTGCCAACATTACACTTACCGGTACAGGGGCTTATGATATACTTAGATTGCGTACACCTGGTGGAAGCGGAGCTACCGCAGGCGGTGTGTTGAATTTTATCATCGATGCCAATCTTAATTTGTATCAGCAAAGCAATTATGCACTTTCGGTTGTATATAATGCAGCACTAACGGACAACTATACACTAACTATTAATTCCGGAAAAACGGTTACAATAAAAGATCCTACAGGATACTTTCATAATAGCGAAGTGAAAAATACATATGGCAATTATACGTATGCCATTAAAGGAACATTGGACCTTTCAGCGAATACCCAGTCTTCCGGCGGCATCTCGGGTTATATTCAAGTGCCTTCGCCGGCTGCTTCCAACATTTTACTTACTGTTGATGGTGGCGTTTTGAAATTGGGGAATGAATTTAAAGCTGATACTACATTAGCATCAGGAGGACAAAGCACAGGTATACTTACTTTACAGGCAATTAACGGTGGTTTGATTGACGCATCACAAACAACCAAGCTAACAATAGGCAAAACAACCGATGGGTTATCGGGAGTGAGAGACCTGTTTTTTGGGTTAGATGCAACGAGCAATTTATCACAAACAGTGGGCGCAACTGAAGTTAAATTTCCCATTGGTTTAAATACTGCCATAACTCCTAATAATGCTTATATAGCAAACACAGGAACGCAGGATGTGTTTACAGTTGGCGTTAAAAATTCTTTTGATCATCCGTTAAACGATCCTAATAAAGTAATACCAAGGCAATGGAATATCAGCGAAGCAACAAGCGGTGGCTCTGATGCAACTGTCAAATTATCCTGGTTGACGGGGGATATGCCGGGTGGGTTTAATCCTGCAAATCCTGTTTATACCATACACTACTTAGGTTCATGGACAGAAACGCCCGCAACAATAACAGGAACAGGAACTGGCGCTGATCCTTATATTTCCAGCACATCCGGGTTTACTTCATTTTCGCCATTTGGGGTAGATAATCAAACAGGAGTAGTGCCGGTAACATTTGTAAATATCAAAGCCTATCAAAATAATAATGCTGTTCAAATTGATTGGAGCAATGCAACAGAACAGAACGTTCGAAATTACGTTGTAGAAAAATCTGTTGATGGAATTAACTATACTTCTGTAGTAACTCTCAATGCTAAAACAAACAATGGAGGATTTAATAGTTACAGTCAACAGGATATTACTCCAAATGATGGATATAATTTCTATAGAATTAAAGCTGTAGAAGAAAATGGTAATATTAAATACAGTACCATTGCCAAAGTAAATCTAACAACAAAAGACGCAGGCATTGCTATTTATCCGAACCCGGTTAAAGGAGGAGTAATAAGCCTGCAACTAACGGCAATGGATAAAGGAATTTATAATGTGAATTTGAACACATTAACCGGGCAAAAATTATCACTTGGTTCTATTAGTCATTCGGGAGGAAGCGCCACACAAACATTGCATTTGAACAATGCGTTGCCGACAGGAGTTTATACTTTAGAAGTAATTAGCTCTTCCGGAGTTAGAACTGCGCTAAAATTAATTAATCAATAA